The proteins below come from a single Spirochaetia bacterium 38H-sp genomic window:
- a CDS encoding glycosyltransferase family 1 protein produces the protein MELLIFHYHLKPGGVTSVIVDSIKAFLQDNDSWTVRVITGSSEDTEAFKNRLGVFAQRVILQVEPLVGYAEEDLDEQDASERISDIKSLLERLCDEERVFWIHNFHLGKNPYFTEAVIRLAQEGRQKIVLHVHDFPESGRYINLGRIRKYVKGPLYPTSNNVRYALINNRDVRILSHAGIPEDMIFLLDNPYHPLDFGEYTEEKKNSLQDVLKIGQNKKLFLSPVRAIRRKNILESALISIMVDVVYGVSLPGTSGQEVHYSELVARCMRDTGNISSLGITAENSGISFPSVLKSADSLISSSVQEGFGYLFLQAIDSARPLIARRLDIIDGFDHIFENYPVFLYEHFFIPTGFFDINTEHIGKKYQKKIDKLASYVPESVTIELKEEINNIVQKERVEFSFLPVEMQEKVLLKAYTDKESIKAIKQENHGFAENVLSIVSQNIPNDAATRLARFSLAFHKKTMQDIISSFDKIPVTSCSIEARETEETVLHSFARVDYLRLLYDF, from the coding sequence ATGGAGCTTTTAATCTTTCACTATCATCTTAAGCCTGGTGGGGTTACGTCCGTTATTGTAGATTCTATAAAGGCTTTTTTACAGGATAATGATAGCTGGACTGTCAGAGTTATTACGGGAAGTAGCGAAGATACCGAGGCTTTTAAAAACAGGCTCGGAGTTTTTGCCCAGCGTGTAATTTTGCAGGTTGAGCCGCTTGTGGGCTATGCAGAAGAAGATCTGGATGAGCAAGATGCTAGTGAGAGAATAAGCGATATAAAGAGTCTGCTTGAGAGACTGTGTGATGAGGAGAGGGTTTTCTGGATTCATAACTTTCATCTTGGCAAAAATCCGTATTTTACTGAGGCTGTTATAAGACTCGCACAAGAAGGCAGACAAAAGATTGTCCTGCATGTACATGATTTTCCGGAGAGTGGCCGCTATATCAATCTGGGAAGAATAAGGAAATACGTAAAAGGCCCCCTTTATCCGACAAGCAACAATGTGCGTTATGCGCTCATCAACAACAGGGATGTCAGAATACTGTCTCATGCAGGGATTCCGGAAGATATGATATTTCTTCTTGATAACCCTTATCATCCTCTGGATTTTGGAGAATATACAGAAGAGAAGAAAAACAGTCTGCAGGATGTTCTAAAGATAGGGCAGAATAAGAAGCTTTTTCTTTCTCCTGTCAGGGCAATAAGAAGAAAGAACATACTCGAGAGTGCCCTTATTTCCATTATGGTGGATGTTGTATACGGGGTTTCTCTTCCCGGGACATCAGGACAGGAAGTACATTATTCTGAGCTTGTTGCACGATGTATGAGAGATACAGGTAATATTTCTTCCCTGGGGATTACAGCGGAAAACAGTGGCATCTCTTTCCCTTCTGTTCTCAAATCCGCAGACAGTCTCATAAGTTCTTCTGTACAAGAAGGCTTTGGATACTTGTTTCTACAGGCTATAGATTCGGCACGGCCGCTTATTGCGCGCAGACTGGATATTATTGACGGGTTTGACCATATCTTTGAGAATTATCCTGTTTTCTTATATGAGCATTTTTTTATCCCTACAGGATTTTTTGATATAAATACAGAACATATAGGAAAAAAATATCAGAAAAAAATTGATAAACTTGCTTCTTATGTGCCTGAGAGTGTCACTATAGAGCTTAAAGAGGAGATAAATAATATTGTACAAAAGGAAAGAGTGGAGTTTTCTTTTTTGCCCGTGGAGATGCAGGAAAAGGTTCTTTTGAAGGCATATACTGATAAAGAAAGCATAAAAGCTATAAAACAGGAAAACCACGGTTTTGCTGAGAATGTGCTAAGCATTGTCTCACAGAATATTCCCAATGATGCAGCCACACGACTTGCCAGATTTTCCCTTGCTTTTCATAAGAAAACCATGCAGGATATTATCTCCAGTTTTGACAAGATACCCGTAACAAGCTGCAGCATAGAAGCTAGAGAAACAGAAGAAACCGTCCTGCACAGCTTTGCAAGAGTGGATTATCTGCGACTTTTATATGATTTTTGA
- the nifJ gene encoding pyruvate:ferredoxin (flavodoxin) oxidoreductase, with protein sequence MAEKRMVTIDGNTAAAYVAHATNEVIAIYPITPSSPMGELLDAYSAAGRKNIWGTIPSVVEMQSEAGAAGAVHGALSTGALTTTLTASQGLLLMIPNMYKIAGELTPTVFHIAARAVAAQALSIFGDHSDVMAARATGFAFLASNNVQEVMDMALISQAATLESRVPFLHFFDGFRVSHEIQKVEEIPYEVMKEMIPQELVNAHRERALDPEHPTIKGTSQNPDVFFAARETVNKYYEATPAIVQKVMDKFASLTGRQYKLFDYVGAPDAERVVVIMGSGADTMEETVEYLVAKGEKVGVLKVRLFRPFSFKDFVDALPSTTKAIAVLDRTKEPGSIGEPLYEDVRTAIGEVMTVDKSKFKTYPVVVGGRYGLGSNEFTPGMCKAVLDNLKQDKPKNHFTVGIYDDLSYTSLEWDENFTTEDDDTFRAVFYGLGSDGTVGANKNSIKIIGEATDNNAMGYFVYDSKKAGAMTVSHLKFGKKPIKGAYLINDAHFLACHKFSFLEKYDILSKLKKGGIFLLDAPYDKDHVWDHLPAEVQKQIIEKEAKFYIINAQRLAEEVGMPGRINVIMQTAFFKIAGILPEDEAIALIKKAIEKTYGKKGPEIVASNIKAVDAALDNLFQVDYPKQVTSNIHMKPAVPADAPQFVKEVIGEIIAGRGEKIPVSKLPDDGTYPVGTTKYEKRNIAEKIPVWNPDVCIQCGDCSAVCPHAVIRMKVYEEKELANAPETFKSTDAKGKDFAGLKFTIQVAPEDCTGCGACVNICPAYEKDADGNKTERKAINMEWQEPLREQEVPNWEFFLKLPNIDRNKLNLNTTKGTQLLEPLFEFSGACAGCGETPYVKLMSQLFGDRAIIANATGCSSIYGGNLPTTPYTTRRDGRGPAWSNSLFEDAAEFGFGMRLTADKLYEYAKELVENMLADKADVSADLLTKIKDNKQETFDEIEAQRQFVADLKKALANSKHPSAKELLGVADYLIKKSVWILGGDGWAYDIGYGGLDHVLASGRNVNVLVMDTEVYSNTGGQMSKATPIGAIAKFAASGKPIRKKDLGLMAMSYGYVYVAKVAMGYNRMQVIKAMQEAEAYPGPSLIIAYSHCVAHGINMAKGMNQQKAAVESGVWPLYRYNPLLSEQGKNPLVLDSKEPKLPVEDYMYNEIRFRALKQMDPEKASLFLEEAKKNIAQQYRFYKHLADMPTE encoded by the coding sequence ATGGCAGAAAAACGCATGGTGACTATCGATGGTAATACAGCAGCAGCTTACGTTGCTCATGCTACCAACGAGGTCATTGCCATCTATCCCATCACACCATCTTCTCCAATGGGAGAATTATTGGATGCATATTCTGCAGCAGGCAGAAAGAACATATGGGGAACCATCCCCTCTGTTGTAGAAATGCAGTCAGAGGCAGGTGCAGCTGGTGCAGTACATGGAGCACTCAGCACAGGTGCACTCACTACTACTCTTACAGCTTCACAGGGTCTCCTGCTTATGATTCCTAACATGTATAAGATCGCAGGAGAGCTTACACCTACTGTTTTTCATATAGCAGCACGTGCTGTTGCAGCTCAGGCTCTTTCTATTTTCGGAGACCACTCCGATGTTATGGCAGCAAGAGCAACGGGATTTGCCTTTCTTGCTTCCAACAATGTTCAGGAAGTTATGGATATGGCTCTCATTTCTCAGGCTGCAACACTGGAGTCACGTGTTCCTTTCCTTCATTTCTTTGACGGTTTTCGCGTCTCTCACGAGATACAGAAGGTAGAAGAGATTCCCTATGAGGTAATGAAGGAAATGATTCCTCAGGAACTGGTAAATGCTCACAGAGAAAGAGCTCTTGATCCCGAGCATCCAACTATCAAAGGAACAAGCCAGAATCCTGATGTTTTCTTTGCAGCAAGAGAGACTGTCAACAAGTACTATGAGGCAACACCCGCTATTGTCCAGAAGGTGATGGATAAGTTTGCATCCCTTACCGGCAGACAGTACAAACTCTTTGACTATGTCGGTGCTCCCGATGCAGAAAGAGTGGTTGTTATCATGGGCTCCGGTGCTGACACAATGGAAGAAACCGTAGAATATCTTGTTGCAAAGGGAGAGAAAGTAGGTGTTCTTAAAGTAAGGCTCTTTCGCCCATTTAGCTTTAAGGACTTTGTTGATGCTCTCCCATCTACGACCAAGGCAATTGCTGTTCTTGATAGAACAAAGGAGCCTGGCTCCATAGGAGAACCTCTCTATGAGGATGTAAGAACTGCAATAGGCGAGGTAATGACTGTAGATAAGAGCAAGTTTAAAACATATCCTGTAGTTGTAGGCGGACGTTACGGACTTGGCTCCAACGAGTTTACTCCTGGCATGTGTAAAGCTGTTCTTGACAACCTCAAGCAGGATAAGCCCAAGAACCACTTTACAGTAGGTATCTATGACGACCTCTCTTACACAAGCCTTGAGTGGGACGAAAACTTTACAACAGAGGATGATGATACATTCCGCGCTGTTTTCTACGGGCTTGGTTCCGACGGTACAGTTGGTGCCAACAAGAACAGTATCAAGATAATAGGTGAAGCAACAGATAACAATGCAATGGGATACTTTGTTTATGACTCCAAGAAAGCAGGAGCTATGACAGTATCCCACCTTAAGTTTGGTAAGAAACCCATCAAGGGCGCATATCTCATAAACGATGCTCATTTTCTTGCATGTCATAAGTTTAGCTTTCTTGAGAAATACGATATACTCAGCAAGCTAAAGAAGGGGGGAATATTCCTTCTTGACGCACCTTATGACAAGGACCATGTCTGGGACCATCTTCCTGCAGAAGTACAGAAACAGATAATAGAAAAAGAAGCCAAATTCTATATCATCAATGCACAGAGACTGGCAGAAGAAGTAGGTATGCCCGGACGTATCAATGTCATAATGCAGACCGCTTTCTTTAAGATCGCAGGCATACTGCCAGAGGATGAGGCCATTGCTCTTATAAAGAAAGCAATAGAAAAAACATACGGAAAGAAAGGCCCTGAAATTGTTGCAAGCAATATCAAAGCTGTAGATGCAGCATTGGACAACCTTTTCCAGGTTGATTATCCCAAGCAGGTAACAAGCAATATACATATGAAGCCTGCTGTTCCAGCCGATGCTCCTCAGTTTGTAAAGGAAGTTATAGGAGAAATCATAGCAGGTCGGGGAGAAAAAATCCCTGTATCCAAGCTTCCTGATGACGGAACATACCCCGTAGGAACAACCAAGTACGAGAAACGCAATATAGCAGAGAAAATTCCCGTATGGAATCCCGATGTATGTATACAGTGTGGTGACTGTTCTGCCGTATGTCCACATGCAGTAATCCGCATGAAGGTATACGAGGAAAAAGAACTTGCCAATGCTCCCGAAACATTTAAGTCCACTGACGCTAAGGGTAAGGACTTTGCAGGACTCAAGTTTACAATACAGGTTGCACCCGAGGATTGTACTGGTTGCGGAGCATGTGTAAACATCTGTCCGGCATATGAGAAGGATGCGGATGGCAACAAAACAGAGCGCAAGGCAATCAACATGGAGTGGCAGGAGCCTCTAAGAGAACAGGAAGTACCCAACTGGGAATTCTTCCTCAAGCTGCCCAACATTGACCGCAACAAACTCAACCTCAATACAACAAAAGGCACACAGCTTCTTGAGCCTCTTTTTGAGTTCTCAGGAGCATGTGCAGGCTGTGGAGAGACACCTTATGTAAAGCTTATGTCCCAGCTCTTTGGTGACAGAGCAATCATAGCAAATGCAACAGGCTGTTCCTCAATCTACGGAGGAAACCTACCCACAACACCATATACAACAAGAAGAGACGGACGTGGTCCCGCATGGTCAAACTCACTCTTTGAGGACGCTGCGGAGTTTGGATTTGGCATGCGCCTTACCGCAGATAAACTCTACGAATATGCAAAAGAACTCGTAGAAAACATGCTGGCCGACAAAGCAGACGTATCTGCAGACCTGCTTACAAAAATAAAAGACAACAAGCAGGAAACATTTGACGAGATAGAAGCACAAAGACAGTTTGTTGCAGACCTTAAGAAAGCACTTGCCAACAGCAAGCACCCCTCAGCAAAAGAACTCCTGGGTGTAGCAGACTATCTGATAAAGAAATCCGTATGGATACTCGGCGGAGACGGTTGGGCATACGACATTGGATACGGCGGACTTGATCACGTGTTGGCATCTGGCAGGAACGTAAACGTTCTTGTTATGGACACAGAAGTCTACTCTAACACAGGCGGACAGATGTCCAAAGCCACACCCATAGGAGCAATAGCCAAGTTTGCTGCCAGCGGAAAACCAATCCGAAAGAAAGACCTGGGGCTCATGGCAATGAGCTACGGCTACGTTTATGTGGCAAAAGTTGCAATGGGCTACAACAGAATGCAGGTGATAAAAGCAATGCAGGAAGCAGAAGCCTACCCCGGTCCGTCCCTCATCATAGCATACAGCCACTGTGTGGCACATGGAATCAACATGGCCAAGGGAATGAACCAGCAGAAAGCAGCAGTAGAATCCGGCGTATGGCCACTCTACCGCTACAATCCGCTCCTCTCGGAACAGGGCAAAAACCCGCTGGTACTCGACTCCAAGGAGCCAAAGCTACCGGTAGAAGACTACATGTACAACGAGATAAGATTCCGCGCACTCAAGCAGATGGATCCGGAGAAAGCAAGCCTCTTCTTGGAAGAAGCAAAGAAAAACATAGCACAGCAATACCGCTTTTATAAGCACCTTGCTGACATGCCAACAGAATAA
- a CDS encoding flavin reductase: MEKEYKRIAPKDIKQDPFTLISKTWFLLTAATETGYNTMTCSWGALGHLWHKDICIVYVRPTRFTYEFMQKADYFTLSFLPEKHRKILQYCGSHSGRNTDKIKDTGLNPIETEKSIAFKEADLIIEAQKMAHQIISPKSFDIPEEIEPLYPEKDYHMMYTGKITNIWQKK, from the coding sequence ATGGAAAAAGAATACAAGAGAATAGCCCCCAAAGACATAAAGCAAGACCCCTTTACACTTATATCAAAAACATGGTTTCTTCTCACAGCTGCTACAGAAACAGGCTACAACACAATGACATGCTCTTGGGGAGCTCTGGGACACCTATGGCATAAAGACATCTGCATAGTATATGTAAGACCCACACGATTTACATATGAGTTTATGCAAAAAGCAGATTACTTTACCCTTAGCTTTCTACCAGAAAAACACAGAAAAATACTACAATACTGCGGAAGCCATTCAGGAAGAAACACCGATAAAATAAAGGACACCGGCCTTAATCCCATAGAAACAGAAAAGTCCATAGCCTTTAAAGAAGCAGACCTTATAATAGAAGCACAAAAAATGGCACATCAGATTATCAGCCCCAAAAGCTTTGACATACCAGAGGAGATAGAACCTCTATATCCAGAAAAAGACTATCATATGATGTATACAGGAAAGATAACAAACATCTGGCAAAAAAAATAG
- a CDS encoding PilZ domain-containing protein — MEERRKTQRFTVTRLASVSPMEEEHFDRLKVTDISTGGMRFISKKEFAKGATIFFAVEVETDDGIVPIQGEGRVIHAEKNNNDFLIGIEFTYLPDLENEKLQELLLLEKFEASK, encoded by the coding sequence ATGGAAGAAAGAAGAAAAACACAACGATTCACAGTTACAAGACTTGCCAGTGTATCACCAATGGAAGAAGAACACTTTGACAGACTCAAGGTTACGGACATAAGCACCGGCGGGATGCGCTTTATAAGCAAAAAAGAATTTGCAAAAGGAGCAACAATCTTTTTTGCTGTAGAAGTAGAAACAGACGATGGTATTGTTCCTATACAAGGAGAAGGAAGAGTAATTCATGCAGAAAAAAACAACAATGATTTTTTAATTGGCATAGAATTTACCTATCTTCCTGACCTCGAAAATGAAAAGCTGCAAGAACTCTTACTGCTTGAAAAATTCGAAGCAAGCAAATAG
- the rpe gene encoding ribulose-phosphate 3-epimerase translates to MKYKISASILNANFLRLGQEISEIKDYIDEIHLDIMDGHYVDNISFGPDIISLIRKEFSDITLDTHLMICNPDKYWHTFIEAGADILVFHKEATQKAYHILEKIKKSGKLAGISLNPATDINQIEPLVDVIDRVLIMTVEPGFGGQSFIKPMLKKIEKARKILGDNIDIEVDGGINNNTVKDAQKAGANTFVVGSHIFKSSDKIAEIEKLREILEH, encoded by the coding sequence ATGAAATATAAAATATCAGCATCCATACTCAACGCCAATTTTCTGAGACTTGGACAGGAAATATCGGAAATAAAAGACTACATTGATGAGATACATCTTGACATAATGGACGGACACTATGTTGATAACATATCCTTTGGCCCGGATATAATATCTCTTATAAGGAAAGAATTTTCAGACATTACATTGGATACCCATCTTATGATATGTAATCCGGATAAGTACTGGCATACATTCATAGAAGCGGGAGCGGATATCCTGGTATTTCATAAGGAAGCAACACAGAAAGCATACCATATTCTGGAAAAAATAAAAAAAAGCGGAAAACTAGCAGGGATATCCCTTAATCCAGCTACGGACATAAACCAGATAGAGCCACTTGTAGATGTGATAGACAGGGTTCTTATCATGACAGTAGAACCCGGTTTTGGAGGGCAGAGCTTTATAAAACCCATGTTAAAAAAGATAGAAAAAGCAAGAAAGATACTGGGAGACAATATTGATATAGAAGTAGACGGAGGAATCAACAATAATACTGTAAAAGATGCTCAGAAAGCAGGAGCCAACACATTCGTTGTCGGCTCCCATATCTTTAAATCTTCAGATAAAATAGCAGAAATAGAAAAACTAAGAGAGATTTTAGAGCACTAA
- the rpiA gene encoding ribose-5-phosphate isomerase RpiA, giving the protein MTKDELKKIVAYEAVDKFVKSGQKIGLGTGSTAIWAIRRVAEHLKSGKLKNILAVTTSLETEIEAERLGIPLRSLNSNDINGHVDVAIDGADEVSSCLSLVKGGGAALFMEKLVAYNADKFVVVVDESKLVPSIGTGFPVPVEVVPVARAVVARRLKSMRADFTIRVGTGKCGPVITDNGNIIFDVLFKTPVDGPDMERLINSIPGVYENGFFSLVRPIVLVAKSDGAIEHLSD; this is encoded by the coding sequence ATGACCAAGGATGAGTTAAAAAAAATTGTTGCCTATGAAGCAGTGGATAAATTTGTAAAAAGCGGACAAAAAATAGGTCTGGGTACTGGTTCTACTGCTATATGGGCTATAAGACGAGTTGCAGAGCATCTTAAGTCAGGCAAACTAAAGAATATTCTTGCCGTTACTACAAGCTTAGAGACAGAGATAGAGGCGGAGAGACTGGGAATCCCTCTGCGCTCATTAAACAGCAATGATATAAACGGGCATGTGGATGTTGCAATTGATGGTGCGGATGAGGTTTCTTCTTGCCTTTCTCTTGTTAAGGGGGGAGGGGCTGCACTTTTTATGGAAAAGCTTGTTGCTTATAATGCGGATAAATTTGTTGTAGTAGTTGATGAGAGCAAGCTTGTTCCTTCCATAGGCACAGGTTTTCCTGTTCCTGTAGAGGTTGTTCCTGTTGCTAGAGCTGTAGTTGCAAGACGGTTAAAATCAATGAGAGCTGATTTTACAATAAGGGTCGGTACGGGAAAATGTGGTCCAGTTATAACGGACAATGGGAATATCATCTTTGATGTTCTTTTTAAGACTCCTGTTGATGGTCCTGATATGGAGAGACTTATAAACTCCATACCGGGAGTGTACGAGAATGGCTTTTTTTCTTTGGTACGGCCTATTGTTCTTGTTGCAAAGAGTGATGGTGCAATAGAACATCTTTCTGATTGA
- a CDS encoding diguanylate cyclase: MHKKLIFLISTIFCYTLFAEPIVLSSQEKIGIPYNSIQMYFAGDKDLSIYDIIDGEKNRYIDFTYADKSSYGFNDSYIWLKIDIDTKASFDRKWLLEVDYPLLDFVSMYLISKDKVIDFDYISDRKPFRNRTYQYRNPVFSLGVLPTGHYTVYLKIKTRGTLRFPLYLWRENILFDYSARINLVYGMYMGLLLLLFVIIIIFYANYKLRHFVFFNIFIICAFVFNSIQDGFLFILLSPETTSWKYYFYIISGTIGLMAFSSFMYDFLSPGRLRLMLRYLYYVVYGWGFFTIVSLLFLPVSLSLILFAILGVLFVVPNLISMVSSIAAGDRAGGFALTGFVFFIVGIAVFALRGFGLMPSNVLTLHTKEIGIILLVFVITLGIVDHFNNFRLQSIVDDLTGLYNRRYFFNTAGPVIDRCIALGAPVSFMILDLDHFKNINDNYGHAVGDTALVGFSSALSSLLRKTDIAARIGGEEFAILLPYTDQDDALAIANRIREKIELLSINIDKMSVDFTVSIGVASLSGNINSLDSLIKAADKALYMAKHKGRNKVVSYYD; this comes from the coding sequence ATGCATAAAAAATTAATATTTCTTATAAGCACTATTTTCTGCTATACTCTGTTTGCAGAGCCCATTGTCTTGTCTTCCCAAGAGAAGATTGGCATACCTTATAATAGCATTCAAATGTACTTTGCGGGTGATAAGGACCTTTCTATTTATGATATAATAGATGGTGAAAAAAACAGATATATTGATTTTACCTATGCGGATAAAAGCTCATATGGGTTTAATGATTCTTATATTTGGTTAAAGATTGATATAGATACCAAAGCATCTTTCGATAGAAAATGGCTTTTGGAAGTGGATTATCCTTTGCTTGATTTTGTATCAATGTATCTTATCTCCAAAGATAAAGTTATAGATTTTGATTATATTAGTGATAGAAAGCCTTTTAGAAACCGTACATATCAGTATAGAAATCCTGTTTTTTCGCTTGGGGTACTGCCTACAGGGCATTACACAGTTTATCTCAAGATAAAAACCAGAGGTACTCTCAGATTTCCTTTATATCTATGGAGAGAAAATATACTTTTTGATTATTCCGCAAGGATAAATTTGGTCTATGGTATGTATATGGGGCTTCTGCTCCTTTTATTTGTAATAATTATTATTTTTTATGCCAACTATAAGTTAAGGCATTTTGTCTTTTTTAATATTTTTATTATCTGTGCCTTTGTTTTTAACAGCATTCAGGATGGTTTTTTATTTATACTTCTGTCTCCCGAGACTACTTCCTGGAAATATTATTTTTATATAATTTCAGGTACCATAGGCCTCATGGCTTTTTCTTCTTTTATGTATGATTTCCTTTCTCCGGGCAGGCTCAGACTGATGCTAAGGTATCTGTATTATGTTGTTTACGGATGGGGATTTTTTACGATTGTCTCTTTGCTTTTTTTGCCTGTTTCTTTATCACTTATTCTATTTGCCATTCTCGGTGTTCTGTTTGTTGTTCCCAATCTTATTTCTATGGTTTCTTCCATAGCTGCTGGGGATAGGGCAGGGGGATTTGCACTCACGGGGTTTGTATTTTTTATAGTTGGTATAGCTGTTTTTGCCCTGAGAGGATTTGGCCTTATGCCAAGTAATGTGCTTACACTACATACCAAGGAGATAGGTATAATACTCTTGGTATTTGTTATTACGCTAGGCATTGTTGATCATTTTAATAATTTTCGTCTTCAAAGCATAGTTGATGATTTAACAGGCCTTTATAATAGAAGATATTTTTTTAATACTGCAGGGCCTGTGATTGACAGATGTATTGCATTGGGTGCGCCTGTCAGTTTTATGATTCTTGATTTGGATCATTTTAAAAATATCAATGATAACTATGGCCATGCTGTAGGAGATACGGCTCTGGTCGGATTTTCATCTGCATTGTCTTCTCTCCTTAGGAAAACGGATATAGCTGCTCGTATAGGAGGAGAGGAGTTTGCCATCTTATTGCCTTATACTGACCAGGATGATGCCCTTGCCATTGCCAACAGAATAAGAGAAAAAATAGAACTTCTTTCTATAAATATAGACAAAATGAGTGTTGATTTTACAGTAAGCATAGGTGTTGCTTCGTTGTCGGGAAACATAAACTCTCTTGATTCTCTTATAAAGGCCGCAGATAAGGCTCTTTATATGGCAAAGCATAAGGGAAGAAATAAAGTAGTTTCTTATTATGATTAA
- a CDS encoding cyclic nucleotide-binding domain-containing protein, producing the protein MNLNKVVFREEDRFLYVWRLILSLVSLYYAFRLPLVLVRKSSYPAFFIVDIMAAFVFLVDIFVQSRTAIKREGKFITDIKSLSKDYFSSSRFFIDLIAALPLDVFLIWTTHLSFFAPLALLRLLKLLRLKDNLEYMATVKFNPALFRLLLMVLWIILAAHSIACGWLAISGIDSSDSFSYQYLRAIYWTITTLTTIGYGDITPSSPALIMYTILIELIGAAMYGLIIGSIANLISKMDTAKIMHREKVEKINAFLSYKHISPELQKKIRDYFDYLWDTRRGHAEESVLTEIPHSLKLAVALEIHKDVIQKVPLFKDANDDFIRDIILHLQSYIVSPGDYIIRAGEIGLDMFFINRGSVEVVSADESVRYAVLSEGQFFGEMALVLQAPRTATVRSLEYCDLYRLDKGTFDNILIRYPDVASQIEMLAQQRKAEIDKKK; encoded by the coding sequence ATGAATTTAAACAAGGTTGTTTTTAGAGAAGAAGACAGGTTTTTATATGTATGGCGACTCATCCTGTCGCTTGTTTCTTTGTATTATGCTTTTAGGTTACCTCTTGTACTTGTGAGAAAGAGTTCTTATCCTGCTTTTTTTATTGTCGACATTATGGCTGCCTTTGTGTTTCTTGTAGACATATTTGTTCAGTCAAGAACTGCAATAAAAAGAGAAGGTAAGTTCATAACAGATATAAAGTCTCTTTCCAAAGATTATTTTTCTTCTTCCAGGTTTTTTATTGATCTTATTGCAGCTCTTCCTCTTGATGTTTTTCTTATATGGACGACTCATCTTTCTTTTTTTGCTCCTCTTGCCCTGCTTAGACTTCTTAAGCTTTTGCGGCTCAAGGATAATCTGGAGTATATGGCTACTGTCAAGTTTAATCCTGCTCTTTTTAGGCTTTTGCTTATGGTCTTGTGGATTATTCTTGCTGCTCATTCTATTGCATGTGGTTGGCTGGCTATAAGCGGCATAGATTCTTCCGATTCTTTTTCCTATCAATATCTTAGGGCTATTTACTGGACTATAACTACTCTTACAACTATTGGTTATGGCGATATTACTCCGTCTTCTCCTGCTCTTATCATGTATACAATTCTAATAGAATTGATTGGTGCTGCCATGTATGGTTTGATAATAGGTAGTATTGCAAACCTTATTTCCAAGATGGATACTGCCAAGATTATGCATAGGGAGAAGGTGGAAAAAATCAATGCTTTTCTTTCTTACAAGCATATTTCGCCTGAGCTCCAGAAAAAAATAAGGGACTACTTTGATTATCTTTGGGATACAAGGCGAGGGCATGCGGAGGAGTCTGTTCTTACAGAGATTCCTCATTCTCTTAAGCTCGCTGTTGCACTTGAGATTCATAAGGATGTTATCCAGAAGGTACCTCTTTTTAAAGATGCAAATGATGATTTTATCAGGGATATCATCCTGCATCTGCAATCTTATATTGTAAGTCCAGGGGATTATATCATCCGTGCTGGGGAGATTGGTCTTGATATGTTCTTTATCAACCGGGGTTCTGTTGAGGTTGTGTCTGCGGATGAGTCCGTAAGGTATGCTGTTTTATCGGAGGGACAGTTTTTCGGGGAGATGGCTCTTGTTTTGCAGGCTCCGCGTACTGCTACGGTAAGGTCTCTGGAATATTGCGACTTGTATAGGCTCGATAAGGGTACTTTTGATAATATTCTTATAAGGTATCCGGATGTCGCTTCACAGATAGAAATGCTTGCACAGCAAAGAAAGGCTGAGATAGATAAGAAAAAATAG
- a CDS encoding metal-dependent transcriptional regulator produces the protein MADNITSRMEDYLEAIYLLTDKKKTARVRDIAKHLNVSRSTVSNSLHTLSDKGYIEYSPYDTIELTGQGLSIAKDVYRKHSILKRFFLKILGADERMAEENACKIEHAITEELLDRFVSYIEFAEECMPVKFKYNPDKGHMCLDE, from the coding sequence ATGGCAGACAACATCACATCAAGAATGGAAGATTATCTTGAGGCAATATATCTTCTCACAGACAAGAAAAAAACAGCCCGTGTGCGCGATATAGCAAAACACCTCAACGTATCCCGTTCCACAGTATCCAACTCCCTACACACGCTCTCCGACAAAGGCTACATAGAATACTCTCCCTACGACACAATAGAGCTGACCGGACAGGGCCTCAGCATAGCAAAAGACGTTTACAGAAAACACAGCATATTAAAACGCTTTTTTCTAAAAATCCTTGGTGCTGACGAACGGATGGCAGAAGAAAACGCATGCAAAATAGAACACGCCATAACAGAAGAACTCCTAGACAGATTTGTAAGCTACATAGAATTTGCAGAAGAATGCATGCCCGTAAAATTCAAATATAACCCTGACAAAGGCCACATGTGCTTGGATGAATAA